One Aegilops tauschii subsp. strangulata cultivar AL8/78 chromosome 2, Aet v6.0, whole genome shotgun sequence genomic window, atcagcgtctccttccgcgtcggtgggtggtggacttaggcgtcggagagcaccatgtcgacggcgacactttctccggcggacggcagctcgggcgatggtggggaactccggtggtgtgctgcaaccttcgaattgaagcgcgggtcagaaggagggatgcactagagagctactggcaggagatgggaggcagaggtgcacgcacgggagcgaatcgagctagATCCCGTgacgggtcgcggcggccggagttgaggaaggagactccctcggggctcttccagtggctaggcggggtcttggtggagtgcagaggcggtgtgggtactagctggagctcggggcctctatttataggcggctcgagggggtggccgtgaacggagaatctccggcgagcgattacggcgaggcagtggcttggcagagggtttaggtggccaggcagcactagtgagagttactggtcccgttccactgctaaactcggtcgggcatggcgtaatggcgtcggtcttcgtcggggtcgccgtactggcacggcggcggcagagagcgtgctccgcgcctagcggttcacgacgagggtggcagcgcgcacgggggagtggaagaccacgcggcggcctccgatggcttgggcggcgctggtcAGCGGCGTCTACGCTGTGCTTCttcctggcggccgcaaagccgccgctggcgtcggtcacggggcggcgcacctcctcctgctcgtcgccgatgcccgcaagcatccaggcgctcgtgcgatgcataggacaagggggaggggacagggaacacggcgacgccgaggcactggcgagatcgactacggacactgaagaaacgacagtagttcagacactgttaactgaacttgactgaaccttagagaaacagtgtccagcaggtgttcgatgaaatgatttggtatgaagaaaaattttcctggagctgggacttggtgatgtgacctctcaatgcacccagaggctgcctgatttttctcagaatttttggagaagggtttgaatgaatttcatcaaatttggcaaatctggtccaaacttgcagcaagtatagtttgaaaaatttgaactggagaccagtggatcttcatggatcttggttgagggttcaaaggactaggaagggaaaatggtttgggggcaaaaatcaaagcagaaagagtagttcCTTTCTAAACCTCCAAGGACCAAGAtataaggcagaaattgtttttgataagaaataaatggaaataattatatggagaggttcaacttgctggatttgaagcatatcatgatccaaagatgaggaaaggcttatgggagggaatttacccttgggtcatggcaagaggaatttttgaaagtggaaaaagatcattccaaaagctatagggccttttaaagaaattttcaaaagacatttttccaagagaaaaacattttggtttgagtcaaaataaaagaggaaaacctccaagaccaaaatcaagttttgagtgaatccgaaaatgaagcactagtcataaaagaaaatattttgagagggagagttcttttagaagaaaaatttaaatcacctccctcaaatcaaggaaaagttttgaaaaagccaaataaaattttgggtgtcacatagGAAAATGCATGAGACTGATGGTTGTAGTGATGGAGAGGCAGATGATGGTTGATCATGATGTTTCAGGGAAAATCGTGTAGTTTTGGTGATCATGATGGCTCGAGTGATGGAGAGGCAAAATGCATAGTGGCTCTAGTGATGTGGTTTTGGTGCCATTTTCTTAGTTTTGGTCAGAACTGTTGGTTGTGATGATCCTGAAGTTGTAATGCAAAATGATGTTGTAATGATCCTGAAGTTTTTTTGAACTGAGTTGAGATGTTGTTTTTAGAGCTATTTTCATACTATTTTCAGAGATAGTGATGTTGGTGCAAAATAGTGATGTTGTTTTTGGTTGTGATGATGAAGATGTTGTTGTTGGTAAAACATGATGTGATGGAGGGCTGTTGTTTTGGTGCAAAATGATGATGTCTGAATGTTCTTTTGGCAGTTTTCAGAGTTGTTTTGGTCATAACTGTGAGCAAAAAAATATGCGCGAGCGGGGACTCAAACCCACGACCGTGCGTTCATTTCACTATGTTTCTACCAGTGGGCTAGGAAGAGGCTACTGGTCTTCTCCTCTATGCCATCTCTTTTAAAATCATCAAACTAGTCATGTATCAAACACACACCTTGCTGACAAGTGGGCCACTCGACCCACTCGCTGACAAGTGGCCCATTTTCCTACTCTACCCAAGCTACCAAAAAATATGCACGCGACCAAAAAATATGCGTGAGCGGGGGCTCGAACCCTCGACCTGGCGCTTATTTCGCTGTGTTTCTACCACTAGGCTAGGAAAAGTCTGTTGGTTCTATAATCTATGCCCACCCTTTTCAATATATCAAACCAGTCACGTAGCAAACACAGAACTCACTGACAAGTGGACCCACTCTTTTCCCCATTCCTCTCCACTCGACCCGCTCCTCCTCTCCATTCTCCACTCGATCTACTCCTCCTCTCCGCCGCATCCCCTTCTCCTCCATCGACGGTAACGGCCTCCCACCGCCACCGACTCCTTCCTCTCCCTCCGTCGCCAACTCCTTCCTCTCTCTCCTGAGGTATGaatccttcctctctctctccttcctCTTAACTTAGTTTTCTGCTACTGGTTAGATTAGGGTTCTTGCCACCGCCTAGATTGGATTAGATTAGATAGGGATTGGATTAGATTAGGGTTTGATTTGGTTGGGGTTTGATTAGGACTGCATTAGATTAGATTAGGGTTGGATTAGATTAGGATTTGATTAGTGGGAATTGATTCAGTTAAGGATTATGGTTCAAGTTATGGATATGAATCCGCCGACTCCTTCCTGTGTTCAAATTTGATAGTCCCTCTAATCCATCTTAATTGTCACTGGTTTAGTACACCTTTGTACTAAACTTTTCTGATATGGGATATTTGATATTTTTTTAGTATGAGATGGAGTAGCTAATTGGTGTTTCTGATCTTAATTTTGGGCACCTAGCTTGGTTTCCATGTAGTACTGTACTAGTGGGGTGTAGGTTTGACTTGCCATGAggaatttttgttatttttggtTGGGGTTAGATGCACTAGGTTGTGTTTTATTAAAGTATCAGGAAAGCTTAGTGACAGATTTGATGATGAAATCAACCTTGTTTGCCTCAATGTAGCTTGCAAGGCAATGCCTAATGCTGGCCTTCCTCTTTGGATTGTGACATAAGTATACATGTAGTGCTGAAAAGTAGAAATGTGTGTGGTTTTGACTTGCCATGAAGAAATGTTGATATTTATGGTTAGGTTTGATGCAGTAggttgtactccctctgtaaagaaatttGTGCCTTAATACCTTTTCTGCCATTTATAGTAGATTTATAGATATGTTCAGATATGTTTATGCCAATGTTCAGATATGGATGGGTTTAGATAGGGATATTTTCTGTCATTTATGCCAATGTTCAGATATGTTCATTTATGGATATGAAACAATGTCCAGTCCTGTTTATAGCTATGTCCTGCTTATAGCTTTTGGTCCATTTATAGTAGATATGGTTCTAGCTGTGTTCTGGTCCATTTATAGTAGATTTTAGTGTTGTTGCTGTTGGTGGTCACCTGATGATGTTGCTGTTGTTATTTTTGTTGTGGTTACCTGATGGGTGTTGTTGATGTTGATGGGTGCACATGATGTTGTTATTCTTGTTGCTGATGATGATTGCCCCTTTGCCAAGATATAGTAGGAGCAAATTGAGGCACATGATGTTGTTATTCTTGTTGCTTGTTTCCTATTTATGTCCAGTCCTGTTTATGGTAACTTGTTGTTTAATTACAATGCTGCTTTTGAGAGAAGAGAGATTGCTGGCTTGGAAGGTTTCAAGTTCTTTGAGATCGTAATTGAGAAATCTTGCAGTAGGCAGGTATATTTATCATCACTCATCTCTTTATCATCACTCTGCTGTCTAGTGCTTGATTGGCACAATTAACCACTACTTGACCCTcgctgcagaggctgcctgaaaaGTTTGCGAAGATGCTCGCCGGCCGTGAGCCCCACAAAGTGAAGCTGCGGGAGGCCGGCAGCGGGcttcgcaggctgtgggacgtgtTGGTGGTGTTCGATGGCGAAGGCCACATGTACCTAGGGCCCGGCTAGGATCATTTCGCCCGTGCCCATGAGCTACAGCTCGGGCACTTCCTTGTCTTCCGGTACGATGGCGACGCCATGCTCACCGTGAAGATGTTCGACAACACCATGTGCCGCATGTACTACCAGCACGACGACGATGCCAGTAAGCTCTCTGCCTCTCTTCTTCCTGTCCTTTTGGCTTCCTCTACCAGCACAACGACAACACCATGTTCACACTTTGTTGCATTTGGCCAGGCAATGGGAGCAGTAGCGGGGATGACGAGGAGCGGAGCGGGGATGACGAGGAGCAGAGCGGGGATGACGAGGAGCAGCCTATTCTAGCTGACGACGACCCTGCTATGGTGGTGGCGGATGACGACCTTGCTATGGTGGTGGCTGACGACAACCCTGCTATGGTGGTGGCGGACGACGACCTTGCTATGGTGGCTGACGACGACCTCACGATTGTGGTGCCTAATGATGACCTCGCaatggtggtgcctgacaatgacctcgTGATGGTGGTGGCGCCTGCAATCGGATAGCTTGGTGACAGGACCATGCCAATTATGGTAGAGGAGTACATCCGCGTTGGGATTCGTCACTCTGAGCGCATCAGGTTGatgaaggagaagaaggaggagtgAATATGTTAAGAAATGAAGTGGCAATGTTAAGCATGTTAGGTTTAAGCTTGTTAGTGTAACCTGCACATGTCAATGTTAAGTATGTCAGGTTTAATTTTGTGCATGCTCATGGATGCTATATGACAGTGTCATATAAACATGTTAGTTTCTTAATTATGAATATTCAGTTTGGTAATTGATGGGAATTGAAATTATGCATGCTCATGGATGAAAGGTAAAATTCTGGGTTTTTGTGCATGCTCATGTATGAAACAATATAAGTTTCATTTTTTGAATGCTAAAAACATGACTCAAACCCTAGCCACGGATGGCCGCCGTGACAAAATCGGCTGGTTTTTTAAAACAccataaaaatttcaaaaaaaatcagaaaaatgggagacctccgcgtcacatcatcaaatgtggcctaccaagtagcaaaaatactaaacttgcaaTACTGATGTTTTTTTGAAAAGGTGTTCTCAAAAACAACCTACCATGAAAGAAGATTCACGGCTTTCAAGCCTAACTAGCAATGATATGGCCCGCATTCATTGAATAGTTTGTGATAATATGCCCAAATTTGGCGCATGCCTCCGTCTTgtgatggcaaacaatgttgccaaagCTAGGTTCCAACTTGTTTCACAAAAAAAAACCGTTTTCATTTTTTGAATGCTAAAAACATGCGTTTTTCATGAAGCGGCTACAAGGAGGGTCACCCCAAACGGCGCCATTCCATGTCTATCTCAAAGTAGACCCTATTTTATGGACGGTCGCCAAAAATCATGCTTTTCCGACAATTGTAGCTACTCCCGGCCATTCAGACAACCTTCGGCCGATTCAGCTAGAACCGGCTGGAATTTGAACTGTGGGTCCTCCATAGCTTGCCCGTTATTTTCGCTAAAAATCATTTTTAGCTTCACAGGTAGGCATTTCATCACAGAATCGACAACTGATTGGCACGACTCAAACCCTAGCCACGGACGGCCGTCGTGATGAAATCGGCCGGTTTTTTAAAACAccgtaaaaaattcaaaaaaaaacaaaaaaatgggAGACCTCCACGTCACATCATCAaatgtggcctaccaactagcaaaaatactaaacttgcaaTACCGATGTTTTTTTTGAAAAGGTGTTCTCAAAAACAACCTACCATGAACGAAGATTCAAGGCTTTCAAGCCTAACTAGCAATGATATGGCCGCATTCATTGAATAGTTTGTGATAATATGCCCAAATTTGG contains:
- the LOC120973482 gene encoding uncharacterized protein is translated as MLTVKMFDNTMCRMYYQHDDDASNGSSSGDDEERSGDDEEQSGDDEEQPILADDDPAMVVADDDLAMVVADDNPAMVVADDDLAMVADDDLTIVVPNDDLAMVVPDNDLVMVVAPAIG